The genomic interval TCACGCCGGGACGGGCAGACGTAACTACATACGCCACACTCGATGCAATCGAGCGCGTGGTATGCTTCAGCCCGGTCAAGCATGCCGGCCTCACTTACCTGGTGAAGGATGGCAGGTTCAAGAAGCATCGGGCA from Bacillota bacterium carries:
- a CDS encoding electron transport complex subunit RsxC, with protein sequence CPMLLEPAILHQVSEAGMLDRAEAYHALDCIECGVCSYVCPSRRDLVQAIKLAKAQILEKRRQAAERRESR